The Rhizoctonia solani chromosome 4, complete sequence genome contains a region encoding:
- a CDS encoding chorismate synthase, with the protein MSTFGRAFRVTTYGESHCPSVGCIVDGVPPGMQLVEADVQTQLTRRRPGQSNLTTPRDEKDQVVIHSGVEHGVTLGTPIALQVRNQDQRPHDYTETDFYPRPSHADYTYLEKYGVKASSGGGRSSARETIGRVAAGAIAEKYLKIAFGIEIVAFVASVGKIHIPSSTGAAATGESEDPDFAEDALSPEYVKLLQTVTREEVDKYTTRCPHPETSEKMTQRILRAKEAQDSIGGTVVCVIRNVPAGLGEPVFDKFEAELAHAMLSIPATKGFEIGSGFKGCEVPGSRHNDPFVASEGGRLRTTTNWSGGIQGGITNGEDIYFRLGFKSPATISQAQSTAQYNGTAGSLAARGRHDPCVVPRAIPIVEAMAAIVVLDQLLLQQGRNTAANLLPPVTTLPPTMVFPGRR; encoded by the exons ATGTCTACTTTCGGTCGCGCCTTCCGTGTCACCACCTACGGTGAATCTCACTGCCCCTCCGTCGGATGCATTGTCGACGGTGTCCCTCCT GGCATGCAACTCGTCGAGGCTGACGTTCAGACCCAATTGACCCGCCGCCGTCCTGGTCAGTCTAACTTGACTACCCCCCGTGATGAGAAGGACCAAGTCGTCATCCACTCGGGTGTGGAGCACGGTGTTACGCTTGGTACCCCGATCGCTCTCCAAGTCCGCAACCAGGACCAGCGCCCTCACGATTACACCGAGACCGACTTCTACCCCCGTCCCTCTCATGCCGACTACACCTACCTCGAGAAGTACGGTGTTAAGGCTTCTTCCGGTGGGGGGCGCTCTTCGGCCCGTGAGACCATCGGCCGTGTTGCTGCTGGTGCCATTGCCGAGAAGTACTTGAAGATTGCCTTTGGCATCGAAATCGTTGCTTTCGTCGCCTCCGTCGGCAAAATTCATATCCCTAGCAGCACTGGTGCTGCCGCCACTG GCGAGAGCGAGGACCCCGACTTTGCTGAGGACGCTCTCTCCCCTGAGTACGTCAAGCTCCTTCAGACTGTCACTCGCGAGGAGGTCGACAAATACACTACTCGCTGCCCTCACCCTGAGACTTCTGAAAAGATGACCCAG CGCATCCTTCGTGCCAAGGAAGCCCAGGATTCCATCGGTGGTACTGTTGTCTGTGTTATCCGCAACGTACCTGCCGGCCTCGGGGAGCCTGTGTTCGATAAGTTTGAAGCTGAGCTCGCTCATGCCATGCTCTCTATCCCCGCCACCAAGGGCTTCGAAATCGGCTCCGGTTTCAAGGGCTGCGAGGTTCCAGGGTCGCGCCACAACGACCCCTTCGTCGCGAGCGAGGGAGGCCGCCTCCGCACCACCACCAACTGGTCTGGAGGTATCCAGGGTGGTATCACCAACGGCGAAGACATCTACTTCCG CCTTGGCTTCAAGTCCCCAGCAACGATCTCTCAGGCTCAGTCTACCGCCCAGTACAACGGTACTGCCGGTTCCCTCGCCGCTCGTGGCCGCCACGACCCTTGCGTTGTCCCTCGTGCCATTCCTATCGTTGAGGCCATGGCCGCTATCGTTGTCCTTGA CCAACTCTTGCTCCAGCAGGGCCGCAACACTGCTGCCAACCTCCTCCCTCCCGTTACGACTCTCCCTCCTACCATGGTGTTCCCCGGACGTAGATAA